One window from the genome of Candidatus Chlorohelix allophototropha encodes:
- a CDS encoding mannose-1-phosphate guanylyltransferase has translation MYAIVLAGGIGSRLWPRSRVTSPKQLLDLVSEHTMLQETVLRLQGIIPIENIVIVTGDSQAQKAREQLPELNPENVLIEPSGRGTAPAIGLGLIHIERLAAAKGESDPVIGSFHADHVITKTDEFRKTVLAAANMAEQGFIVTLGIEPDSPHTGYGYIERGALLRTIDELDCYKVNRFVEKPAREIAEQYLATGRYSWNSGMFIWKLSTILGEYKTLQPELYAQLNQIKAAYGKDNYWQALNKIWDVIKPETIDVGIAEKSAHMAVLPVSIGWSDVGDWSVVAELIALRNANEDGNAIIGHHLGIETTNSLVYTANQQKLVATIGLEDIIVVDTPDVLLVCKRQNNQDVRKIVEKLKVLGLDKYL, from the coding sequence ATGTATGCAATTGTGCTTGCAGGTGGAATTGGCTCAAGACTATGGCCACGCAGCCGCGTTACAAGCCCTAAACAACTTCTCGACCTTGTTTCAGAACATACCATGCTACAGGAAACTGTGCTGCGGTTACAGGGCATAATTCCTATCGAAAATATCGTCATAGTAACAGGCGATTCGCAAGCACAAAAAGCCCGGGAGCAGCTACCAGAGCTAAATCCTGAAAACGTGCTGATTGAACCCAGCGGACGAGGTACCGCACCTGCTATCGGGTTGGGGTTAATTCATATCGAACGGCTTGCCGCTGCAAAAGGCGAGTCTGACCCTGTAATCGGCTCTTTTCACGCCGACCATGTCATCACCAAAACCGATGAATTTCGTAAAACCGTACTTGCTGCCGCTAACATGGCAGAACAAGGCTTCATAGTTACTCTCGGTATTGAACCTGATAGCCCGCATACCGGATATGGTTATATCGAACGTGGTGCGTTGTTAAGAACCATTGACGAACTGGATTGTTACAAGGTCAATCGTTTCGTTGAAAAACCAGCACGAGAGATAGCCGAACAATATCTAGCTACAGGACGCTATAGCTGGAATAGTGGGATGTTTATCTGGAAATTATCCACTATCTTGGGTGAATATAAAACCCTTCAGCCTGAACTATATGCACAGTTAAACCAGATAAAAGCTGCTTATGGCAAGGATAATTATTGGCAAGCACTTAACAAAATCTGGGATGTAATAAAGCCCGAGACAATCGATGTGGGCATCGCCGAAAAATCAGCCCATATGGCAGTTTTGCCGGTTAGCATTGGTTGGAGCGATGTTGGCGACTGGTCGGTAGTGGCAGAGTTAATCGCTCTACGCAATGCCAATGAGGATGGCAACGCCATTATAGGACACCATCTTGGCATCGAAACTACTAATTCACTGGTTTATACTGCAAACCAGCAAAAGTTAGTGGCTACTATCGGGCTTGAAGATATTATTGTGGTAGATACGCCCGATGTATTGCTGGTCTGCAAACGCCAGAACAACCAAGATGTGCGCAAGATAGTAGAAAAACTTAAGGTTCTAGGATTGGATAAATACCTCTAA
- a CDS encoding DMT family transporter, translated as MNQLEQLTETAPIQSISFKTKLQTGSGRHWLGIGIVAIAGASYGVQSVLAKYAYEGNANVASLLTIRFIGAGLVIWLTIWLLIRRGVRLQVRQPRRKALSFFLLGLIWITNALFYYMGLELLPAGTAALLVFVFPVLIVLWSVLFFNEKLSWTKTIALGLALLGCFLTVDPGTAFMAGATFSWLGALYVFGSAFSNSWYSVLAQHFGKNTNGLIMAGYCIPVTAVCFTLYVSVTGTFRFDMTVAGWICCIAIGILTGFSVFLLLMGINIIGATRSGIVATSEPAVAVLLGALLLDESINAAKLLGGFLIVLAILSLSRKPAEEFAHA; from the coding sequence ATGAACCAGCTAGAGCAGCTCACTGAAACTGCTCCAATCCAATCAATTTCATTCAAAACAAAACTGCAAACTGGCAGTGGGCGACACTGGTTAGGTATCGGCATTGTAGCTATAGCAGGCGCAAGTTACGGCGTACAATCGGTGCTAGCTAAATATGCCTACGAAGGAAATGCCAACGTTGCATCGTTATTAACCATCCGTTTCATTGGCGCCGGGCTGGTAATTTGGCTGACAATCTGGCTATTGATTCGGCGTGGTGTGCGCTTGCAAGTGCGTCAACCACGTCGGAAAGCGCTGAGCTTTTTTCTATTGGGGCTAATCTGGATTACCAACGCGCTTTTTTATTATATGGGTCTAGAGTTACTGCCAGCCGGAACTGCTGCTCTATTGGTATTCGTATTTCCCGTGCTGATTGTACTCTGGTCGGTATTGTTTTTCAATGAGAAATTGAGTTGGACTAAAACTATAGCGCTTGGGTTGGCGTTATTGGGCTGTTTCCTGACGGTAGACCCTGGTACTGCTTTTATGGCGGGCGCTACCTTTAGCTGGCTTGGCGCATTATATGTGTTCGGTTCTGCCTTCAGCAATTCTTGGTACTCTGTTCTGGCGCAACACTTCGGGAAAAATACAAACGGGCTGATAATGGCAGGTTATTGCATCCCGGTTACGGCGGTGTGTTTCACCTTGTATGTAAGCGTGACCGGTACTTTTCGTTTTGATATGACAGTAGCGGGGTGGATATGCTGCATAGCAATTGGAATATTGACCGGATTTTCGGTGTTTTTACTGCTGATGGGCATCAATATAATTGGAGCAACCCGCTCTGGAATAGTTGCAACCAGTGAACCGGCGGTGGCAGTGCTATTGGGGGCGCTGCTATTGGATGAAAGTATTAATGCAGCTAAATTGTTGGGCGGCTTTTTAATAGTGCTGGCAATTCTCAGCCTAAGCCGCAAACCTGCGGAAGAATTTGCGCACGCCTGA
- the speB gene encoding agmatinase, producing the protein MTFVNIQLEEIEIKANAIQFLEPGEGYIKSFEESRIAIIPAGLEQTTSYMQGTARGPAAILAASSQVELYDEELDDEPVELGIFTLDELEFGDKTQEQSLALIGSAFKTCMDAGKFTVTLGGEHSVTIPIIHDLKNRFSDLVVLSFDAHGDLRITYHGELSHACVMRRISDMDVPLYVIGVRSVCREEVEFVRSNSKVEVLFDYQRAERKFEVADLLKWGKHVYVTVDLDAFDPAEMPSVGTPEPGGLRWREFFAIFKEVCENFKIVGFDIMELMPREGQERADFYSAKLIYKMLGYMRRAGQF; encoded by the coding sequence GTGACTTTTGTGAACATTCAGCTTGAGGAAATCGAAATAAAGGCGAACGCTATACAGTTTCTTGAGCCGGGCGAAGGTTATATAAAATCTTTTGAGGAGAGTCGGATAGCCATTATTCCGGCAGGGCTGGAACAAACTACTAGCTATATGCAGGGAACAGCCAGAGGTCCTGCCGCAATCCTAGCAGCCAGTTCTCAAGTTGAGCTTTATGATGAAGAATTGGATGACGAGCCGGTAGAATTGGGTATATTTACTCTGGATGAGCTTGAGTTCGGTGATAAAACGCAGGAGCAGAGTCTCGCCCTCATCGGTTCTGCCTTCAAAACTTGTATGGATGCCGGGAAGTTTACGGTTACACTGGGTGGTGAGCACTCGGTTACCATCCCCATCATTCACGATCTTAAAAACCGCTTCTCTGATTTAGTAGTTTTAAGCTTTGACGCGCACGGCGACTTGCGTATTACCTATCATGGAGAGCTAAGCCACGCATGTGTTATGCGTCGTATCTCCGATATGGATGTGCCGCTTTACGTTATCGGGGTGCGGAGCGTATGCCGTGAGGAAGTGGAATTTGTACGCTCTAACTCCAAAGTCGAGGTGCTGTTTGATTACCAGCGTGCCGAGCGCAAATTTGAGGTAGCTGACCTGTTGAAATGGGGCAAGCATGTTTACGTAACTGTCGATTTGGATGCGTTTGACCCTGCCGAAATGCCCTCGGTTGGTACACCCGAACCGGGAGGTTTACGCTGGCGCGAGTTTTTCGCAATTTTCAAAGAAGTATGTGAAAATTTCAAAATTGTAGGGTTTGATATTATGGAATTAATGCCCCGCGAAGGTCAGGAAAGAGCCGATTTTTATAGTGCAAAACTTATCTATAAAATGTTAGGCTATATGCGACGGGCAGGGCAATTTTAA
- a CDS encoding GreA/GreB family elongation factor, whose product MANPINQLTAEAKISLEAELKELLEVIEPDLVARVGDAASQGDLRENFAYHDLRRELGIKRGRIQELRTILKSSVIVEVPINDGYVRLGSTVVVTEDGFDDEEVFWIVTEAEASNQSDSSSGRMKLSVGSPLGQVLLGRKIGDKVTFTAPTGAKLAFIVKRIQ is encoded by the coding sequence ATGGCTAACCCCATTAACCAATTGACGGCTGAAGCCAAAATCTCGCTTGAAGCTGAGTTAAAAGAATTACTAGAAGTGATTGAACCCGATTTGGTGGCACGTGTCGGAGATGCGGCATCGCAGGGAGATTTACGCGAGAATTTTGCATACCACGACCTGCGCCGTGAACTTGGTATAAAGCGTGGGAGAATACAGGAATTGCGCACTATTCTAAAATCCAGTGTAATAGTTGAAGTACCGATAAACGATGGCTATGTACGTCTTGGTTCTACTGTGGTAGTTACTGAAGATGGGTTTGATGATGAGGAAGTTTTTTGGATTGTGACCGAGGCAGAAGCCAGTAATCAGTCTGATTCTTCTAGCGGGAGAATGAAACTGTCGGTAGGTTCACCACTAGGGCAGGTGTTATTAGGTCGCAAAATTGGCGACAAGGTGACTTTTACTGCCCCTACCGGCGCTAAGCTGGCTTTTATTGTTAAAAGAATCCAATAA
- the radC gene encoding RadC family protein: MSESKSLSEPKSQQHRFKRDFPDQIPPREKLQQNGAVSLSDDELLAILLRVGISGESVLELSRRLLHEYGGLTGLSRVPFDELCQVRGLGEAKASQLKAALEMGRRLLVANPEARSTVRSPNDIVGMLMLEMNQLEQEVLKVVLLNTKNQIIRIIEVYRGTLMSSNVRVAELFREAIRQNATSIIMAHNHPSGDPTPSADDVRVTGDVQKAGKLMDIELLDHLVIGHQRFISMREKGLGFNE, translated from the coding sequence ATGTCTGAATCAAAATCGCTTTCAGAACCTAAATCGCAACAGCACCGCTTCAAAAGGGATTTTCCCGACCAGATACCGCCTCGCGAGAAACTGCAACAAAACGGTGCAGTGAGTTTATCCGATGACGAATTGCTGGCTATTCTGTTAAGGGTAGGGATATCCGGTGAAAGCGTGCTAGAATTAAGCCGACGCTTGTTGCATGAATACGGTGGGCTTACAGGTTTGAGTCGAGTCCCTTTTGATGAATTGTGCCAAGTGCGCGGGTTGGGTGAAGCTAAAGCCAGTCAGTTAAAAGCAGCGCTGGAAATGGGGCGACGCTTGTTGGTGGCAAACCCTGAAGCACGTTCAACAGTGCGTAGCCCTAACGATATAGTAGGTATGCTGATGCTGGAGATGAACCAGCTTGAACAAGAAGTGCTCAAAGTAGTATTACTGAATACCAAGAATCAGATTATCCGCATAATCGAGGTATATCGTGGTACACTAATGAGCAGTAATGTGCGTGTAGCGGAGCTTTTTCGCGAAGCTATAAGGCAAAACGCTACCTCGATTATTATGGCGCATAACCATCCAAGCGGCGATCCAACCCCTAGCGCGGATGATGTGCGGGTTACCGGAGATGTGCAGAAAGCCGGTAAGCTAATGGATATAGAATTGCTAGACCATCTTGTTATTGGTCACCAACGTTTTATAAGTATGCGGGAAAAAGGGCTAGGATTCAACGAATAA
- a CDS encoding proton-conducting transporter membrane subunit, producing the protein MPFTVIVLPFAATLFLVLIEALFPAEKYRWSYKVAVTIAVAGLVASTVMVWIENPTNADNAFFFTPIAQLFLTFLFILASISLLVAYLTDNLKSGRYAPVTLTVCGTINAALFINNVFVVTLCFVAAEFFSIISVVDVGAEDEERFVRVVKSAVRYLIVTVLFGLLLFVAQVFLERVRLDPQQIGLIKVIVALAITGFALRFGVFPFNLWLPQVIEDAPALASWLVLGLINGAAVIFLVDFLQQNPTLLLNNTSQTLPVMALGMSGAVLSGLFGMAQSSFGKMLAYTGSGNLSLVLFGLATPHTTGLRGAVFEAANFALAQLLIFTSLAVIYYCNYERMMTGLSGLGRHMPVATVGLSFGMLALAGAPLISGFPGKYLILQSAAQEGIGWALLGGLAITLWLLAYLRFFHNQFMGRGIPGLKTKAEPMGTSAIILLLIAVMIFFGIWSALPLDWLGSALKAS; encoded by the coding sequence GTGCCTTTTACGGTTATCGTACTACCTTTTGCAGCTACACTGTTTCTAGTGCTGATTGAGGCATTATTTCCGGCTGAAAAATATCGCTGGAGCTATAAAGTAGCAGTGACTATAGCGGTAGCCGGATTAGTGGCAAGTACTGTAATGGTGTGGATTGAAAACCCGACAAACGCTGATAATGCTTTCTTCTTCACTCCTATAGCCCAACTATTTTTAACATTCCTCTTTATCCTAGCGAGCATCAGCCTGCTGGTAGCGTATCTTACCGATAACCTGAAAAGTGGACGTTATGCTCCGGTAACACTCACAGTTTGCGGCACAATTAATGCAGCGCTTTTTATTAATAACGTATTTGTAGTAACCCTTTGCTTTGTAGCCGCCGAGTTTTTTAGCATTATTTCAGTTGTGGATGTAGGTGCAGAAGACGAAGAACGCTTTGTACGGGTGGTTAAAAGCGCGGTACGTTACTTGATAGTCACGGTGCTATTTGGCTTGCTTTTGTTTGTGGCACAGGTTTTTTTGGAGCGAGTTCGCCTCGACCCACAACAAATCGGCTTGATTAAAGTAATCGTGGCGCTTGCAATTACCGGATTCGCTTTGCGTTTTGGTGTTTTCCCCTTTAACCTTTGGCTACCACAAGTAATTGAAGATGCTCCTGCCTTAGCAAGTTGGCTGGTGCTAGGACTTATAAACGGTGCGGCAGTTATATTTCTAGTAGATTTTTTACAACAAAATCCCACCCTTTTGCTAAATAATACTAGCCAGACTTTGCCTGTCATGGCGCTTGGCATGTCAGGAGCAGTTTTATCAGGGTTATTTGGTATGGCACAGAGCAGTTTTGGTAAAATGCTGGCTTATACCGGAAGCGGAAATTTGAGCCTCGTACTATTCGGATTGGCAACACCCCACACTACCGGGTTACGCGGAGCAGTTTTTGAAGCGGCGAATTTTGCTTTGGCACAATTGCTCATTTTCACATCGTTGGCAGTAATATACTATTGCAATTACGAACGGATGATGACGGGGCTTAGCGGGTTGGGAAGGCATATGCCGGTGGCAACTGTAGGATTGAGCTTCGGGATGCTGGCATTGGCGGGCGCACCCCTAATCAGTGGGTTTCCGGGCAAATATCTAATTCTGCAAAGTGCCGCGCAAGAGGGGATCGGTTGGGCATTACTTGGAGGTCTTGCCATCACTTTGTGGTTACTTGCCTATTTGCGATTTTTCCATAATCAGTTTATGGGACGAGGCATACCTGGACTAAAAACAAAAGCCGAGCCTATGGGTACAAGCGCAATAATCTTGTTGCTGATTGCTGTAATGATATTTTTTGGCATATGGTCGGCATTACCGTTGGATTGGTTGGGGAGTGCGCTGAAAGCATCATGA
- a CDS encoding proton-conducting transporter membrane subunit — protein sequence MNPFDILLPISIILPLIVGVAFFFFGWLFETEQAALASLAVLVSMVTLAGQIALGFGVASGNPSATLFSWSPLPEAKVQFAFRADILSYFFTLPLAILGFLVIIYLVARQPSAEEGEAITGGRLYGLLFLVEGSALAAFYSSDLIWLYGWLEALGLWLYLLAGPGLRGASSSRSSFYAYVVSVAGGFVILAPLLVIVSRNGGITQYTAISPSSIETLFFVLVWVGAMIKTAQFPFQAWSGSLKNLPGGAFALLMAGGILPLALYLPARLNSIAGDRLDLFKAASPLLLPVGAISVLACGWMVAKEADLIGKAAYAASAQFGFVIIALGLKQFNAAAWQFFALSLSVPILFLCGDLLQIENTPLLKKGRETPKPLERSPRYRGALIALYLLGMAVAVGLPLTPAYISRYTTLENLATQGYGFYLLVALIGLMILAIGLSNGLITFLTVERQTVDGRNLVAWIPPGMASVFGLFAIISGFSPSLASGWVEQLPTKMSAETTPTVNANFISTGWLGLIVVIGALVLFGIYLKFGSVHASPAYQGGLLFGAEEEEAQRRRESKKKSLKIYKESIPAGFDDDFFKIGTEAIKPTAPRGEIPPRLSINDYFSSFQQTARYIIRIFDTGFLGGWFGGIGLKILGFIVWVLEWMTEKFYAALAALVVILFIFLLTR from the coding sequence TTTACCGCTCATAGTAGGCGTTGCTTTCTTCTTCTTCGGCTGGCTTTTTGAAACAGAACAAGCCGCGCTTGCCTCGCTGGCGGTATTGGTTAGTATGGTTACACTGGCAGGGCAAATAGCGCTTGGTTTTGGAGTCGCTTCTGGCAATCCCTCCGCTACATTGTTTAGCTGGTCGCCCCTGCCGGAAGCAAAAGTACAATTTGCCTTTCGCGCCGATATACTCTCCTACTTCTTCACCCTTCCACTGGCGATTTTGGGCTTCTTGGTTATCATCTATCTAGTAGCTCGGCAACCTTCCGCCGAAGAAGGCGAAGCAATAACCGGCGGCAGACTATATGGTCTCCTATTTCTGGTAGAAGGTTCAGCCTTAGCTGCTTTCTATTCTTCTGACCTCATTTGGTTATACGGTTGGCTAGAAGCTTTAGGCTTATGGCTCTATTTGCTGGCAGGACCGGGTTTGCGTGGGGCAAGTTCCTCGCGTTCCAGTTTCTATGCCTATGTTGTCAGCGTTGCGGGTGGGTTTGTTATTCTTGCGCCTTTATTGGTGATAGTTTCACGCAACGGTGGCATCACCCAATATACTGCAATCTCACCGTCCTCCATCGAAACACTTTTCTTTGTACTGGTATGGGTCGGGGCGATGATTAAAACCGCGCAATTCCCCTTCCAAGCTTGGTCTGGTTCCCTTAAAAACTTGCCGGGAGGCGCATTTGCACTGCTAATGGCAGGTGGTATCTTACCGTTAGCGCTCTATTTACCGGCACGGTTGAATAGCATAGCCGGTGACAGATTAGACTTATTTAAAGCAGCCTCACCGTTATTATTACCCGTAGGAGCTATTTCTGTATTGGCTTGCGGTTGGATGGTAGCCAAAGAAGCTGACCTGATAGGCAAAGCAGCTTATGCGGCTTCCGCCCAGTTTGGTTTTGTGATAATTGCGCTAGGTCTAAAACAGTTCAACGCTGCGGCATGGCAATTTTTCGCCCTTAGCTTATCGGTTCCAATCCTGTTTTTATGCGGAGATTTGCTCCAAATTGAAAATACGCCTTTGTTGAAAAAAGGACGAGAAACTCCCAAACCGTTAGAACGTTCACCCCGCTACCGAGGCGCATTGATAGCGCTTTATTTGCTTGGAATGGCAGTAGCGGTGGGTTTACCGCTCACTCCTGCCTATATTTCGCGCTATACCACTCTGGAGAATCTAGCAACACAGGGCTATGGCTTTTACTTATTGGTAGCGTTGATTGGCTTGATGATACTGGCAATTGGGCTTTCAAATGGGCTGATAACCTTTCTGACCGTAGAAAGACAGACGGTGGATGGGCGCAATCTCGTAGCATGGATACCACCGGGAATGGCGAGCGTTTTCGGACTCTTCGCGATAATAAGCGGTTTTTCTCCATCTCTAGCTTCTGGTTGGGTAGAGCAACTCCCAACCAAGATGAGCGCAGAAACGACACCCACAGTAAACGCTAATTTTATTTCAACCGGATGGTTGGGGCTAATAGTAGTAATAGGCGCACTGGTATTATTTGGAATTTACCTCAAGTTTGGCAGTGTACATGCCTCCCCTGCCTATCAGGGAGGTTTACTTTTTGGGGCGGAAGAAGAAGAAGCGCAACGCCGACGCGAGAGCAAAAAAAAGAGCCTGAAAATTTACAAGGAAAGCATTCCTGCCGGGTTTGATGATGACTTTTTCAAAATCGGCACGGAAGCCATCAAACCTACCGCCCCGCGTGGTGAAATCCCACCTCGCCTGAGCATTAATGATTATTTTAGCTCTTTCCAGCAAACTGCCCGCTATATAATACGCATATTCGATACCGGCTTTTTGGGAGGTTGGTTTGGTGGAATCGGTCTTAAAATTCTAGGTTTTATTGTGTGGGTGCTGGAATGGATGACCGAGAAATTTTATGCGGCGCTGGCGGCTTTGGTGGTAATCCTTTTTATCTTCCTGCTAACAAGGTGA